In a single window of the Prinia subflava isolate CZ2003 ecotype Zambia chromosome 3, Cam_Psub_1.2, whole genome shotgun sequence genome:
- the TRIM45 gene encoding E3 ubiquitin-protein ligase TRIM45 — MSGPRCPQCARPCASPRLLPCLHSLCEPCLRRLGPPDAAPGAARPVLCPVCDAELSLPPGGLEQLPPDCLAGSRAGAAAGCDLCADGAAAGRCLTCGVRLCRFCCRAHRRQKKTASHAVTELENSKDCSQAGKPLLCPSHPTEELQLFCEQCDQPVCRDCALGRHRQHHCDFTGNVIHRHGDALRELLKGSQQHVDALEDVLSRVDAMGSAVRSRAEAVASEICLFARGYVKAIEEHRDRLLKQLEDLKVQKENLLHLQKAQLQQLLLDMRTGVEFTEHLLMSGSDVEILITKGLVSSRLTKLNSVAYSTQPSVDDRIQFSPHERAGQCCGYEVFGAILNKAVDPARCTLHGEDLQSARQSQLSGFTLLCKDTTGEPMGRGGDAVRVTITHKDKRDCAVKPTVCDNGDGTYCISYIPEEPGLYAVCVCVKGQHVQGSPFTVMVKHKFREHRGVFHCCTFCSSGGQKAARCACGGTMPGGYQGCGHGHKGHPGCHHWSCCGQVKESSECLCGPPSDTSQRSLLRTVAL; from the exons ATGTCGGGACCGCGCTGCCCGCAGTGCGCCCGGCCCTGCGCCTCGCCGcggctgctgccctgcctgcactcGCTGTGCGAGCCCTGCCTGCGGCGGCTCGGGCCGCCCGACGCAGCGCCGGGCGCCGCCCGCCCCGTCCTGTGCCCGGTGTGCGACGCCGAGCTGTCGCTGCCGCCCGGcggcctggagcagctccccccCGACTGCCTGGCCGGgagccgcgccggggccgcggccggcTGCGACCTCTGCGCCGACGGGGCGGCGGCCGGGCGGTGCCTGACGTGCGGCGTCCGCCTCTGCCGCTTCTGCTGCCGGGCGCACAG GAGACAGAAGAAAACGGCCTCCCATgctgtgacagagctggagaacagcAAGGATTGCAGCCAGGCCGGGAAGCCTCTCCTGTGCCCCTCCCATCCCACCGAGGAGCTCCAGCTGTTCTGCGAGCAGTGTGACCAGCCCGTGTGCCGGGACTGCGCGCTGGGCAGGCACCGGCAGCACCACTGTGACTTCACGGGCAATGTCATCCACAGGCACGGGGACGCCCTGCGGGAGCTGCTCaagggcagccagcagcacgTGGACGCCCTGGAGGACGTGCTGAGCCGGGTGGATGCGATGGGCAGCGCCGTCCGCAGTCGCGCAGAGGCCGTGGCCTCAGAGATCTGCCTGTTTGCCAGGGGCTACGTGAAAGCGATCGAAGAGCACCGGGACCGGCTGCTGAAGCAGCTGGAGGACTTgaaggtgcagaaggaaaacCTGCTGCACTTGCAGaaggcccagctgcagcagctgctgctggacatGAGGACGGGCGTGGAGTTCACAGAGCACTTGCTGATGAGCGGCTCAGATGTGGAGATCCTCATCACCAAAGGGCTGGTGTCCAGCCGTCTGACAAAGCTCAACAGCGTTGCTTACAGCACCCAGCCCAGCGTGGATGACAGGATCCAGTTCTCCCCCCACgagagggcagggcagtgtTGCGGCTATGAAGTTTTTGGGGCCATTCTCAATAAAGCGGTTGATCCAGCCAGGTGTACCCTGCATGGGGAAG atCTCCAGAGTGCCCGTCAGAGCCAGCTGAGTGGCTTTACCCTGCTGTGCAAGGACACCACAGGGGAGCCCATGGGGCGGGGAGGAGACGCTGTGCGGGTCACCATCACCCACAAGGACAAGAGGGACTG TGCAGTCAAGCCAACAGTGTGTGATAATGGTGATGGGACCTACTGTATTTCCTACATCCCCGAGGAGCCAGGCTTGTATGCTGTCTGCGTCTGTGTGAAAGGGCAACATGTGCAG ggctctcccTTCACTGTGATGGTGAAGCACAAGTTCCGTGAGCACCGGGGGGTGTttcactgctgcaccttctgcTCCAGCGGAGGCCAGAAGGCCGCTCGCTGTGCCTGTGGGGGGACCATGCCAG GTGGGTACCAAGGCTGTGGCCACGGACACAAAGGTCACCCTGGCTGCCACCACTGGTCATGCTGTGGACAAGTGAAGGAGAGCTCAGAGTGTTTGTGTGGGCCACCCAGTGACACCTCACAGAGGAGTTTGCTCAGGACAGTGGCACTCTGA